TTTTTGTAAATATAAGATGGCTCAGAAGCATCTCTTTTCTCTGCAGTTTTTAATAGCCATTCATGGCTTTTTTTAAAATACTTGGTATCGTAAGCATGATCACCTGTAGAATTACATTCGTCTTTACCCGGATAATAAATAACAATTAGCGATTTCTGATTATTTAAATCTTCTAGCTTGCCTAACTTTTCATAAAAAGAATAGGGATCTACTTTTCCAAAAGGCATGCGGTGGATCAACATCATCAAGTCTTCCTCTTCGCCAGGAATCCCAAAATAAGGTCCGTTGAGAATTTTGTCTTGAAATTCCTCTTTTGAAACGGACTTACCTAATTCATCTCTATACCTCGTCTGGCTAAGGACAGAGATAGAAAAACTTAAAAACAGAATAAGTAAAAGCCACCTCATTCTACCTCTTTTGCTCAAAGAAATAAACTACCAGCATCTTCACAGGTACTTTCCCCTCATTGACGGGATTGTGCGTTAAGCGCCCATCAAACAACATAGAATCCCCTTCATTTAAGAAAACACTTTGGTCTTTGAAGATATATTTCACGGAACCTGAAATGATGTATTTGTATTCAAAGGCCTCGGTAGTTACAAAGTTCCGTTTGGCTCCTGGTTGGATTTCCAGCAGCACAATATCGATGGTGCTACTAGGCATTTTCCTTGTAAAAATCCTAGAGTAATCGAATCCTAAGGCATCTTCTTTTTCAAACTTTTGATACTCATTTTTCCTCTGCACAAAGACTTTGGTTCCACTGCTAAATTTACTCAACTCAGTAAAAAATGAATCAAAATCAACCTCTAAGGCTTGAATGATTTCAATCAAAACCAGTAAAGAAGGGATAGTTCTTCCATTTTCAATTTGGGAAATAAGTCCTTTGGTAACTCCTGCACGATCTGCAATGTCTTGAAGCGTGAGACTCTTTTCTTTCCGAACTGATTTAATTTTATTACTTATTTGCGCGACTACTTCATTTTCCATAGTCTGAATACTTTTTCATAATCTATTGGGTAACAAAAAGACAAATTGTCAATATACAAACTGTTGCAAAATACGATTTATATTCTTTCAACCACTTCCTCTCCTAAACCAAATGAAAGTGTCATTCCTGCTCCTCCCATTCCATTGACAATAGTCACTGAATCGTCTATATCTTTCACAAAATCAATGGCTCCATTGGTCATTTTCGGATAGATCCCATGCCAGGAAGAACCGATACTCCAGTCTTTAAACTGTGCAAATGTCTTTAAAAAATCAATAATTAGTTGATTGATATGATTCTGATCAAAGGGATCTAAATTCAAACCATATTCATGACTATCCCCAATCGTGAGTTCTCCTAGTCCATTTTGAGATACCATGACATGAATTCCCAATTCCAATAATTCAGGATATTGTTCTTGATAGATACTTTTCAATTCGGGTAAGGACTTCGCTACTTCAAAGCCTTTGTAATGAATAAAACTCAAACCAGCACATAGCGGTGGGCCTATTCGCCAATCTTGGGGTTGCTGAACCAGTCGCATCATCTGCAGCTTGCACTTGGTTATTGGAGTAGCTTCAAAAACCTCTGGATACAAAGTCTCAAAGTCAGCCCCAGAGCAAACAAAAACTTTGTCAGCAGACCAGGATTTCTTCCCACTATAAACCGTATTCCCTTCAATTCTCGAGATGGCTTTGTTCCAAATAAACTCCACATCCTCCAATGAATTCAAATATTTGGCAGTCTTAAGAACCGCTTCTCTCGGATCTACAATCATCTCATCAGCAGACCAAAGAGCTCCTTTGAGCCCTTCTAACTTGGTGGCGGGACTTAGGGCTGCTACCTGAGTTGGAGAAAGAGCTTTTGCAGATTTGACACCATCCATAGCAGCGGTATACTCTTCTACTACTTTCATCTCCAAGTCGGTATAGGCAAGGTGAAGCGAGCCCGTTTCTTCTGCAAAAAACTCTGCTTTCGCACTCATTTCTTTCCAGATTTCCTTAGCTCTTAAAGCACGGTCATAAGCTGGCCCAAGAGTTTGTCCGATGGGCCAGATCATCCCAAAATTTCTTACCGATGCTCCTTGTGCCTGAGGATGCCTTTCAATAACCCTGACTTTCCAACCTTTGGATTGGAGGGCTCTTGTGATAGATAAGCCAACAATTCCGGCTCCTATTACGATCGCTGAAGGTTTAGTACTCATTAAACTATTACTTTTTTGTATTTCAAATCTAAAAAACTAAATCTCTTATAAAATCGAGCTCATGTTACAAAAAAAGGGAGCTTTGTGCAAAACACTCACTCCCTTTGAGGCAAAACCAACTCAATAATTGTTTAGCAAAATTAAACATTTGTAAACAAAAATAAAATTAGAGAAGTGAAGTGTATGTTAATTATTTCTTCCTTTCGATGTTTATATTTCAAGATACCTTAATCACCTTTCAATTGATTTTTTCACCAAAATTTAACGTGACAATATCATTAATATAGCCTTCTAAAGGTTATTTTGGTAATGAATTAAAGTAGCTAAAAATGAAGCCTACATTTATTGAAAAGTCCAAAAACAAAAGGTTAGCTCTGATTTTTGATTTGTATGAAAAATATGGAGACGATGATTACATCGGCGAACCTGTTTCACAAATTGAACATATGTGTCAATCTGCTCAGTTGGCAGAAAAAGAAGGCTATGATGAGGAAGTTATTTTAGCTGCTTTTTTTCATGATATTGGACACCTGTGCGTTCATTTGGGAAGTTTTGAATCGATGAATGGCTATGGAATCAAAAGCCATGAAAAGATTGGCGGTGATTTTTTAAGGGATATGGGCTTCCCTGAGCGCATTGCCAAATTGGTGGAGAATCATGTGCAAGCAAAGCGATACCTAACTTTTAAAAACCCTGCATACTTTGACAAACTTTCGGAAGCAAGCAGGAAAACCTTGGAGTTCCAAGGTGGAAAAATGAATGAATCTGAGGCAAAGGAATTTGAAAACGATCCCTTATTTGAGGTTTCTATAAAAATGAGAAATTGGGATGAATTGGCCAAGCTGGAAAATGTCCCCCTTCCAGATTTAGGAGTTTACCGGAAAATAGCTGAAAGACTGATCGCTTAATTGAAGTATATTTAAGTAATAAAATCCCCACGAGATGCAATCTAACATAGGATTAGTATTGGAAGAAAAGGCCACCAGCATTGGTAATTTTATGGTTGGCAGATTACTTCCATTTAAACAAAAGAGGGCGGTAGGTCCATTTCTATTTATCGATCATATGGGACCCGCTTGTCTTAAAGAGCATCAAAACGTCGACGTTCCTCCTCATCCACACATTGGGATATCTACTTTAACCTATTTGTTTGAAGGCTCCATTTTTCATCGGGACAGTCTAGGGAATGCGATCGAAATTAAACCCGGTGAAGTAAATTGGATGACGGCTGGTAAAGGCGTGGTTCACT
Above is a window of Algoriphagus machipongonensis DNA encoding:
- a CDS encoding helix-turn-helix domain-containing protein, whose product is MENEVVAQISNKIKSVRKEKSLTLQDIADRAGVTKGLISQIENGRTIPSLLVLIEIIQALEVDFDSFFTELSKFSSGTKVFVQRKNEYQKFEKEDALGFDYSRIFTRKMPSSTIDIVLLEIQPGAKRNFVTTEAFEYKYIISGSVKYIFKDQSVFLNEGDSMLFDGRLTHNPVNEGKVPVKMLVVYFFEQKR
- a CDS encoding TIGR03364 family FAD-dependent oxidoreductase, with translation MSTKPSAIVIGAGIVGLSITRALQSKGWKVRVIERHPQAQGASVRNFGMIWPIGQTLGPAYDRALRAKEIWKEMSAKAEFFAEETGSLHLAYTDLEMKVVEEYTAAMDGVKSAKALSPTQVAALSPATKLEGLKGALWSADEMIVDPREAVLKTAKYLNSLEDVEFIWNKAISRIEGNTVYSGKKSWSADKVFVCSGADFETLYPEVFEATPITKCKLQMMRLVQQPQDWRIGPPLCAGLSFIHYKGFEVAKSLPELKSIYQEQYPELLELGIHVMVSQNGLGELTIGDSHEYGLNLDPFDQNHINQLIIDFLKTFAQFKDWSIGSSWHGIYPKMTNGAIDFVKDIDDSVTIVNGMGGAGMTLSFGLGEEVVERI
- a CDS encoding phosphonate degradation HD-domain oxygenase — translated: MKPTFIEKSKNKRLALIFDLYEKYGDDDYIGEPVSQIEHMCQSAQLAEKEGYDEEVILAAFFHDIGHLCVHLGSFESMNGYGIKSHEKIGGDFLRDMGFPERIAKLVENHVQAKRYLTFKNPAYFDKLSEASRKTLEFQGGKMNESEAKEFENDPLFEVSIKMRNWDELAKLENVPLPDLGVYRKIAERLIA